In the genome of Fusarium poae strain DAOMC 252244 chromosome 1, whole genome shotgun sequence, the window GCTGGTGTATAATTTTGGAAAGATGCAAAAGTTCGCATTCTCGTCTGGTCGCTCTAATGGCCTCAATAGAGGGGAGTGAATATGCGCGTATTGCCATTGTATTCATTGTGGCTGATACAATGCTCATTCGATGAATCCGAAGCTTATTCATTGCTACAGCTGCTTCTGTATGATGGCAAGGTTTTTGGCATCACTGTAGAGGCAGTTGCAGGTCATTGTTAAGCTTTGAAAACAGACGTGGGTTCACCGTTGGTAGGTGGGTGGCACAAGCACCATGGCATGATGCATATTCACGTCCTCATGAGTTCCCAAAGAATGCATTGTTCCACAACACCACCAAAAGAGAGTGAATGATTGTGCTAGACTCACCATGTGACTGCGTGTCTTGCCATGACGACGCTCGTTGCCCTGCTCATCGCCGGTGTTGGGCTTGAGGTGGGTAGGCAGCGCGCTCTTGATGATATTGGCCATTGTGAAGAAATTATGAGGGGAGAATTAGTATGACAAGAACCAATATGGAAGCAATGGAGATGAatggagagaagagagagatggagatggagagaaagagaagaaagaggagaagcAAGTAGATATGTTAAGGAATGAGGTACGGGTAGTAGGTAAATAGGAAAGGGGAGGGAGAGCAGATGCGGGGCGGTGATGCCCTGGCTTGCAGCTCTCGTCTGCTGTTGCCCATGCCATGGTCCATGGATTGCATCTTCTTGGTGGGGGTGGCGAGGGAGCTGTTCCCTGTAGAGACAAAATAAGTCGGTCACTTGGTTGGAGAAAGAATAGAACACTTTGTcccttttattttctttcatCATTCTACTGAGAAAGTCGTAACAGTGACGTTGaactttttttccctttaaATTTTGATCTGTTTTGTTAGGTCCTTAATTGACATTTGTATGGCGCTTTTTCTTGTATGCCAGTATGGTACCGGAGACCAGAGACAATGAGCCAAGTTGCGGTGACAACCCCCTTCACTATTTGTTTACCGTAGATACTCGGTGATATTGATCGTCTAGATCCAGCTCGCTCAACTCCCATGTTTTGTCGAGGCCAAACTATTGGCCGTTGGGGGGAATGGAGGCTGGTAACACGTACCCGTTGTCTGGGTACAATAATAGTTTCTAGGCGGTGGCTTTGATGATAGTGCTTCGTTTCTCCTTTTTTGTTATTATTCCATCTCGTACATTGATTTAATCGTAATTGTTCATTTCTCTACCGTCTCTACTATGTCTCTGATGCGAACCTTGGACGGGAATTAAAACCCCACCAACTCACCACTTTGAACTAACGATCTctctcatctccatctcatctctcaCCTTGTAGCGGGccccaacaccaacaccaacagcaaGCAGGAACTAGGATCCGGGACCCGTTTGCCGCCACAGTCAGTATATAATTAGCAGCCAACTACCAAGTTAGTCGAGATGATGGGCAAAAGAGAGAATTCGAGATCGGTCCTTTGCCGATATGATACTACAGAAACCCATGTACGATTCTCCTAATAAAGACGGAAACATAAGCAAAACGACTCTGTACTCCATACCACCCTGAAGAAAACCCTTTTGACGGGAACTAAAAATGTGGTATCATGGCAATGGATGGCTAGTTTTGGTCCAAGTACACCACCTTTTCATCATGATATCGCTCATTGAATTGCCACTTTCTTACCCAATGCAGCAAACCGCTCAATCTTAAATGCCTCTTTTTCGTTCAACAGTCTactaaaagagaaagaaaaaaaatctGTTTCCCGCGGGTGAGGTAACATCCCCAACCAGCTTACATTTGCTGTCATAATGCCCCAAACTTTCCCCTTCAACGGTGAGGACATGGACAAAAAAGGCCAAAGCTCCCGCAGCTCTCCTCACGCGAAGTATCTCGTGGCTTTACAATTGGTTAACCAGAGCTAAGAGAATGGAGTCTAGGCCCAGTCGAAATTGGGCAAGAGTGGATGCAATAAGGTTGACCATGCTTAGTCTCGACACTATCTAACTATGCATCGGTCGATCCTGTATTGATAATGTTTGACACAACTCGAGATAGCAGTCATGTTTATACTGAATCAGAAATACAGATAAGAATATACAACTACAATCCTGTGTAACACAGAAATACGCCTCTCCCGCTCTATCATTCAGTAAGTGAATCCTCATATGCAAGTCTTGACATGTCGACCACTTCCTCCACGTGGCCTTGGCAGTGGACAAGAAGTCTGCTTACCCTACATACTCGAGATATTGCAGCGTAGATATGAGGTCAACATCTTGATAGCTCCTCCACCATGTAAATCATGCTGATGCCCAATATTGTGGTTCCTCGGACCTCTAACTCCTCTCTCACTACTCCATACGCCGCAGTCTGGTGGAGCGCCGCATTATGATACCCCGCCTGATTACTTGATGGCAGTCAAGTGAAATCATAAATATGTTAGACTATAAATCATGAGCACGTTAGACTATGAATCAAAGTACAGACCGAAATAGTCCGATAAAAAGTATACGACTAAAACTCAAGTTGCACAACAAATCAAACTCGAATAAGTAAATTCCGTATAACTTATAGTTAACTGCATATGCCCTGTCTTATCATGTCCCCTCATCATGACTAGTGCAACATGGTGGAGAACAGAACAATGTATCAATCCAACCTCTTAACCAAGTAAATCAACCACACGCAAGCCTTTCTACGTGATGAAGAGCATTCCAAGCGCCGACTTGACAAACAGTATAAACGCATAAGAAGTTACCAAATCAACTTCTGTCCAAGACTCGGTCAGCTTCATTTTCGCCTTTTTCTAACCCCTAACTATCGACATACCCGAGCTCATCTCACACCGTAACTTCACCCCATACCACCCACCAGGAGTCGCCTCACACTTAGCTACAGCAACCATGGGCAGCGCAGAAACACTCCCTTTTTGGAACTACAATATCCCAGAAGATCAGAGAACAGATGAGTGTCCTGAATTTCTTCTCATTACACACGAAAAGGATAAGGGCATTCTCTCCACGCCAGACGAAGAATACCACATCTCAACATGGGACGAGGTCCGCGAAATCATCGAAGCAAACCGCCTAGAGCTCTTCAAGCGTATCCCTTCAGAGCTTCGCCGCTATAAGCAGTTTGCATTTTATCTCAAGAAAACCTACGGCAGTGTTGCCAACTTCCTCCTTGAGCATCGTCTTGGATGGACACCTCCTGTGAAGCCACGCGGAGCACCCTTTGAGTTTGAGGATGACTACAAGATCTTATGGAACGATGCTCCGTATGGAATAGACCCGAGAATCGCGCATCTTGTGGTCTGGACAAAGTTCGATCTGGAGGAGGACCCTGCAACAGGCGATTTGACGGACAAGGCGAGAAAAGAGATCGATGATTTCGTGACAAGAACGTTTCGAGCACATGTCCCAGAAGAAAGTGTACGTTTATTTGCCCCCGGTATCCTTTTATTTATGAAACTCATGAATATAGGTTCTCTGGTTCAGAAACTGGCAGGGTCTGCAGTCAGTGAATGCCATCCAGCATCTACATGTGATGCTCTTCAACCCAGATCCCGACTTTGTTCGGAAAATTACAAAAGGCGATGTCCCCCGAGCAGGAATGGAAGTGAACAAGTGAGTACGACTTGACGCAGCGAGCTTCATCAAAAGTGCTTTGTACGTGGTGGGTTGCAAAAGGTATGCCTAAATGTTGAATAGGCCATACACTTGATCAATGCTATCTTGCGTTATGTACAACATGTGCAAACTGTTGAAAGAAACCGGTGGCTAGTTCAAAATACCATGCCAGGCAGAACGTGACCCAAATATCCTATTCATACATTGCcgacttttctttttccccTGCTTCTGACTAGTGTCCAAGATGGTGTCGTTCTGTATTACGACTTGCCTGAACCTGCAACCTTGTTCCTTGTATCGTCAAACCTCACATCCTTGGTTTTTGACACCTCAATCTTGACATCCTCAGTCTTTACTGTTAACTCAACACAAGCAGCTTCGGCAAGTGGCACAGCTGTGGGCTTCTCAAGGCCAATGCGAATGATCTCTCCATAAAAGTCATCTCGCTTGGTCCTCAGTTCCCTGGCAATGTGGAAAGCAAGGCTAGCTGCCAAAGCCTCCAGAGTTTCGAATGAGGATTCTGACATGGCCTGTACAAGTATGTGTCAGTGcatgggtggtggtggatcGGCCATCTGGAGTTTACTCACATCGACGATAATGCTCTCTATAACGGCATAGTTATCATGGGCTGTCTGATACTCATCGATCTTGATGTTTGTGATGACAACTTGTTTGGCGTTTCGCTCATTGCTGTTGACGCCGATGAGCGTAGGCACCCTGATTCCTTCCAAGCCCAATTCCAAGCTTCGTGCCGTAATGGCCGAGTCAACGAAGAGACACGAGCCAGTGAGCCTGATGGCACTTCCCATCAATGATGCCTTGGGGAGAACTAGCGAGACTGATAGACGTCGGATGAGGCTAGTCTGGAGGAAAGCCTTTGTCTGCTCAGCAGAAGGGTCCTTCACGCCGGTATACTGGAAACCAGTGAGGTCGACCCAGAGCCTGTTCAAGACGTCACTCAGTGACAAGGCTGACTTTGGCAACTTCTCCAAAGTGCTGAGAATAGACTTGCTCAGAAGACCATAGTGCACCGTGTCAGAGTCTACCTTGTCGTCTGCGGAGGATGAGGGGAACGCATGTGTCAGTGAGACCTCTGCAGATATAAGCAAAGGCTGTTGCTTTGAACCTCGACCCCAGGCATCCTTTGGGCCTTGTATTGTTGTCTGGAGGTTTCGCACGCGGACCATAGCGACTGGGTCGCCCTCAGCGTTGGAGAGCCGCCGCGACGAGACGAGAGGAGTTTCTTTGCCCATGGCTGATGATATGATGTGACTCAATTGGTTCTGAGCGAATTGACAACAAGTGGCTTGCAGTCGGTAACAACGCGACACGGCGCGGTGCAAGAAGCCCGTGGTTTTAGAAGCGAAGCAGATTTCTTCTGATTTGGCGAATGCTTCTATTGGTGGTTGTTTGTTTAGTTGTTGACTCTGGAGTACAGAGTTATGTCATTTGTGTGACTCTGTGAAGCTAGAATGACAAACAGCAGCGGGGCAAGCCTCATCCAAAACTGTCTGTCTACACGACCCGACAACAGAACATCACCAGCGCTTGTCATACAGTATCGTTGATTAATATACACGCATTTATATTTACATCATGTGAGATTCATTTCACGATATTACTCGAGTTGTCGTTTCTTGTAGCACTGTTAAATGAATATTTGAGACAAACATTGTGTTAAAATCAAATCATCATCCTTTTGCTACGACTTACATTCGGATACAGCTAATAATAAGGGAGAGACGAAACCACGTAtcaatactttttttttcacCTAGTAGTATCCCAATACCAATATTTTCTTTCGTCTTTCCAGGTACTTGCCATCGCTCTTGTCTGATTGATGTGAATGAGTATGTCACGTGATGCATTGGACAGTCGACTACCCTACATACATTCACTGGACATCCAATATTCCTCGCAAACTCGACTTCAACAGAGATTTCGTCAGTATCTCTGGAAACCAGTATCAACTATTCATGATGAACCATCGCCTCAGATCATGTCGATAACTTTAGACGAAACAATGGCGACCGTGGAATACATTTGACGATCCACCCAGGGTACGGAAACAATTAGTTGTGAAGTGAAGCATTATGCTGAACCTGCTGATATACACAGTTTGAAACTGGATACAAACCTCAAACCGTCTGTCACCGATATACTACCATCTCAACTTCAAAAAGCCGCCCGTGACGGCATCCTTCCCGTGGTTCGCACAATCCTCATCCTCTCACCCACCACAGCGGTTCTCAGGATCAACATTCCGTCGTTCGGACCTTTGGTCTAGGACCAGGGTTTCAAACATGTATTGGGGCTGCTCTCATGCACTTGCACCTGCATCTGTATTTGGACCGAGCCAGCCCTGTCTCGCTTCTCAATCTGTAGCCCTGTGCTGCTCGCAAGGTTTCGAGTCCCATTCGGACCAAGTGGTCGTATGAGGAAGCTCAGGCACTCGTAAAATCACGCAGCCGCGTGTTGAAGTCGCATTTCCGAtggggaaaagaagaagaaagacatTCGGTTCCAGAACATCGGGTTAACACTTATAGCCGTTCGGAAGACCAATCTGTATAAGGCAACTGCAAATGCTTGACAGTATTGCGGATAAGACATATGAATAGCGTAGCCTTGGGGTGATCCTCAGGGTCCGTGGCCTTAACCCACGGCCGTATCGTCCATGAGTCCACAGTTAAGCTGTTGCTTATCTATCTCGCTTAGCAGTAGAACCAGAGTCGCCTAAGCTATTTTTTACGCGGTTGAAACACAGACGACAACGACCACGATGACGAGGTCCTGATGGTGGAGTAACGAAATAGGAAGAGATGAAACGCGACGACGTAGTCGGACGATGTCTCCAGGCCGGTCCTTGCTTTTTCGAAAACGCGGTAAACCAGCACCATCAACTTCCAGAATTTAGCAAAAGTAACACTCGAATTCGACCAACAGTTGTCAGCGCTAAGTCTATAGAATGAGTGACTAAAAGGCCGTGTTGGCACCTTGTAACCCCCCCAGGTTGCATTGGACTGATGCTACCACAACGATCAATAATGAAGATCATATCGCTGCGGCTCTCTCGCCGAACCTTTCGGCAGAATCCGTATACGATGCTACCCGACGATTTCCAGCACAAATGGAATCCTCCTCCACAACGGTGAGGAGCAGTAGCATCAACTAACTAACTTCTCCGTAGGATTCGTGTCAATAGTGCCCGAACGTACGGACAACCCTAGCCCACAACGGCGAAGTTGCCCAGATTTGTATATAGCAATCTGGCAGGACCGTAACGAAACTAGTAGACAAAGTAAAACGCCTTCCAAGTGTTTAGCTGACCGGGCCGCCGCGCAAAAAGCACAGAAAAGACCAACACCCAAGTTTAATCATCCTTCGGGTTTACGTGCCAGATAGAGTTAGCTCCCTCATCAAACTGGACGAGTCAATTCAGGCTCAGATCAGTACAATGGTTTGGCTAGGACAGAAGCTATGCTGTGGGTTTGAAGGCCGTGTCATGGGCAGCTTCGCTGTTAATAGAATTAATCGAGGTCAGTGCAACTTGGTAGGCTGGTCAGTTTCAGTTTCGTGCGTAATCCGCGTGTTTCATGTTTTAGTCCGGAATATTCCATTCCGCGTTCCATATGTAACTTTAATTGCACTTTGCTTTGTATCCAACTAACTGCAAACAACAGATCTTTCTTCCTTACCACTAGACGCTCAAAAAAGCTCTAGAGTATCCATCTGGCCCGGAGAGTGCGAAAAAAGGATAATGACCACGCGAACATCCTGGACTGCCTGGCTGACCGGTATGGATAATCATCTCGCAAACCAACATGGCCAAATTTCAAATCCGAGTATTGCAGTATTTCTTGCTGTGCCACTCCGGTTAAAATATACGGCACTACCCACCTCTCGACTTCCGTGAGAGATGGGGTTGCAGACGCAACAAGATGCAACAGTTCCGAATCGGAAACGACCTTGCGAATTGCATCCATCGGATGGAGACCGGAGACAGCACGTAGTAGCCAAGAAAACCTCCTTCTGCAAAGACCTCGTTTCTGACGGTGTACGTTATATCTTACCTGTCAGCTGGGTCAATTGTTCCGTTGACCTTTATGCGACATTATGTATAATACGTACATTGATGAACCGGGGACGGCTTCCTGCAAGACAATTCCCCTGAATGCTTCCCGAATTAGGACAATATCCACTATCTATGGAGACGGGAGGAATATCTGCAAGGGCCGGAGCAGACACGCACCTGCAAGCATGCGGCACATCAAACCCAGGTTCTTTGACTAAGTAACTACTAATAAGGCATGGCATCATGCCACGATTGAGGCAGTAAGAGATTCCTGGTCCTTAACACTACCAATAAACAATTATTGTAGTATCCATTGTCTTTGACAGATGTCAAGGGAGGAATCCGAAACCTTCTTTACAGCGGAGAATATTTCTGTTGACTTTTGTAAGGGTTGCCAGGCTGCGAGCAACGTAGAAGCATGGCATACCAGATAAAATAAGCACACCTTGTTGCCGTTATCCGTGGATGTGTGAGCCGAGAGAAAACGCGCTATATCTGGCATAGGCATCTGAGCCGTACCCAACCAATGACCCAAGGGCCTCTCCACCATCACCGAAGTGCACTTACAAGCAAACAGTTCCTTTGATAGCCTAGCATAACCCGTGTTCACTGTTCCTCAAAAGGCACTAGCCAGGAACTCGGATGTGAGGATGCTGAGCCGTCTGGGGAAGGATCGCGGGGACGACAGGAGTGAGTACAAAAGGGCAATTCGACTTGAAAGGATGACTGTACGTGTTACGAGGAGCTGACAGCACCATAGTATTCGCAGCCGGTGGACCTGTTGCGAAGTGTCCCAGTCAGACTCTGGCACCTCTCAGTAAATAAGATTCTGTTCACGAGTTTCACGTGAAGCTTTCTGCGGGCGATGCAGTAACAGTTGAGTTTGATACCTGGTGGTTGCATTTTTACTCAACGTTTTTGTGAAAGACATCGTACGAGAGAACCTAAAGTCAGTAGTAAGCAGAAATGGAAAGCACCACACCATCAGCTTTGCAGACTCTGCAAACCAGGTACAGCGTAAGTGGCTAACAAAATGGTGTGAAGTGAGCTGCCCTGAGCATGCACCATGGTGTACAGTACCTGCATCGAATGCACCTGTAAGGCACGGCATTACCTACTTGCTGACTGCTTCATGAATGAGGCAAGTTGTCATGTTCTTGTCAAGGTAACATATTGTTCGGATTACGGTGGTGACAGTGAGGACGA includes:
- a CDS encoding hypothetical protein (BUSCO:45953at5125), whose protein sequence is MGSAETLPFWNYNIPEDQRTDECPEFLLITHEKDKGILSTPDEEYHISTWDEVREIIEANRLELFKRIPSELRRYKQFAFYLKKTYGSVANFLLEHRLGWTPPVKPRGAPFEFEDDYKILWNDAPYGIDPRIAHLVVWTKFDLEEDPATGDLTDKARKEIDDFVTRTFRAHVPEESVLWFRNWQGLQSVNAIQHLHVMLFNPDPDFVRKITKGDVPRAGMEVNK
- a CDS encoding hypothetical protein (BUSCO:45935at5125); translation: MGKETPLVSSRRLSNAEGDPVAMVRVRNLQTTIQGPKDAWGRGSKQQPLLISAEVSLTHAFPSSSADDKVDSDTVHYGLLSKSILSTLEKLPKSALSLSDVLNRLWVDLTGFQYTGVKDPSAEQTKAFLQTSLIRRLSVSLVLPKASLMGSAIRLTGSCLFVDSAITARSLELGLEGIRVPTLIGVNSNERNAKQVVITNIKIDEYQTAHDNYAVIESIIVDAMSESSFETLEALAASLAFHIARELRTKRDDFYGEIIRIGLEKPTAVPLAEAACVELTVKTEDVKIEVSKTKDVRFDDTRNKVAGSGKS